The Aeromonas veronii genome includes the window AGCTGGGTTTCACCTTCGTCGGCAGCACCATCTGCTACGCCTTCATGCAGGCGGTGGGCATGGTGAACGATCATCTGGTGACCTGCCCCTGCCACGCCGAGTGTCAGCAGTCATAGGGCTCTCTTGCCTCTGGTACAGCCTGGATACAGCCTGAAGAGCCAAAATATCTCTTTTGATCGCACAGATGCCGTGCCCGTGTCGGGGTAACGAGTCGAGGAGTGTTTATGAAAAAGTCTGTATTGATGTTGCTGGCCACCACCACGCTGCTGGCCGCCGCCCTGCCCGCCCAGGCCACCGTTCAGGGTGAGCAGCGCCGCGAGGCGCGCGACGTTCGCCAGGATACGCGCCAGGAGTCTCGCGAGCAGAAGCAGGAGTGCCGCGATGGCCTGGTGGGCAATGCCGATTGCCGTCAGGATCACCGTCATGACAAGCAGGAAGGGCGTCAGAAGGCCCGGGAAATCAAATACTGAGGTGAGGCTGACTCGCCTGCCATGTCACCACGAGGGAGCCCTGCGCCCTCGTGGTGATTCTTGTTTTCGAGCGTCACACTCTGGCGCCCCTCTCGGGTAGAATGCCGGGCCATTGGCCAGAGTCATTCTTCTTCAGAGGTTGTCCCATGCATTTCAAGAAACTTGTTCCCGCCCTTGCACTGACCATCGCCATCACTGGCTGCACCACCAATCCCTACACCGGTGAATCCCAGACCTCCAAGGGTGCTTGGGGCGCGCTGGCCGGTGCCGCCACCGGTGCCGCCGTGGGCGCGCTCTCCTCCAGCAAGGGGGATCGCAAGAAGGGTATCCTGACCGGTGTGGCCGCTGGCGCCGCCCTGGGTGGCGGTATCGGTTACTACATGGATGTGCAGGAAGCCAAGTTGCGCGAGAAGCTGCAGGGCACCGGCGTCAGCGTGACCCGCAACGGCGATCAGCTGATCCTCAACATGCCGAACAATGTCACCTTCGACAGCTCCAGCGCCCAGCTGAAGGCGGCCGGTGCCAACACCCTGTCCGGCGTCGCCATGGTGGTTGCCGAGTTCGACAAGACCCGCCTGAATGTGGTCGGCCACACCGACAGCACCGGTTCCCGCGAGCTGAACATGAAGCTCTCCGCCCAGCGTGCCGACGCCGTCGCCGCCCAGTTGATCGGCCAGGGTGTCACCGGCAGCCGCATCTCTACCACCGGGGTGGGCCCGGATCAGCCGGTCGCCACCAACAGCACCGCCGAAGGCAAGGCCCAGAACCGTCGGGTAACCATCACCCTGACTCCAACCGCCTGATAGCGCTGCGGCTCGTTCAAACAAAAAAGCCCCGCCAATCTGGCGGGGCTTTTTTCATGGGGACATGGCCCGTGTTCTTTGCCCCCTTCTCCCCCTTGCGGAAGAAGGGTTGGGATGAGGGGCTAACCCTGCCTTAAACAGCTGCGGTCAGCTGCACTTCAACCTTGTAGCCTTCGTGGGCGAGACGGGCCTGCACGCAGGCTCGCACCGGGGCGGTGTTGGCGAGAGGATCCAGGCGGCCCGCCGACTTATACGGCGGCGGTCAGTTGTACTTCGACCTTGTAGCCTTCGTGGGCGAGGCGGGCCTGCACGCAGGCTCGCACCGGGGCCGTGCCTGCCGGGATCCAGGCGTCCCACTGGGCGTTGAAGGCGGCGATGTCGCCAATGTCCTTGAGATAGATGTTGGCCATCAGGATCTTGTCGACCCCTGAGCCATTGGCTTCCAGCAGGCGTTGCAGGCTGGTCAGCACTTCGCGGGTCTGCTCATGGATGTCGGCTTCATCCGTGGCGGGCACTTCCACCACATAGAGGGTGCCGTTGTGAATGACGACATCTGACCAACGCTGGGTGGTACCGACTCGGGTAATGGCTGTCATGGGCTCTTCCTGCTGTGGGATCACTGACCCTTGCGGATCAGATAACGGTATGGGGCCTGCTCGGTTTCACTGGCGATCAGGGTGTGATCCATGAAGCGGCAGAAACTGGGGATGTCGCGGGTGGTGGAGGGATCGTCGGCACTGACCAGCAGGGTCTCGCCTTCGGCCATCAGCCGCACTTTTTTACGCACCATCATTACGGGCTCGGGACAACGAAGCCCAATTGCGTCCAACTCATGAGTTGCGTCGCAGAATAAAGCACTCATCAATAATAAACCTTCAACCAATTCAGCTGCCAATGATACTCAAGGCGAAAAAATAATCAAATCGGGAGGCCATTTGGCAGCATATGTAACCAAAGTGTGATCTGGCTCTATTCACACCCCGCCCGATGAGTAATATAAAAATTGAACCATATTCAACAAGGAGGTGTGAATATGCAGGTCTCCTACGGCAGATTGCAAGCCTACGCAGGCATGGGGTTCTTGTCATTCGCGATGATAGTGCTGGGCAGCCCCATCGGAAACACCGGCACCTGGTTCGGGTCCATGGTGATGATAGGGTTGGGACTCTGGATAGAGCTCAGCGACTACTATGACGAGGATGAGGACGAGAACGATCGCTCCTGACCCCAAGATGACGACTCAAAGGCGGACCCGGTCCGCCTTTGTCATTTCTGCTCCGCGCCGGTGCCGCTGCGGGTCGAGCGCATGGCCCGCTCCAGTTGCAGCGCCGTCTGCTCGGGGTTGGCCCTGGGGTCGTTGAAGAAGCTGCTCAGCACATCCATGATCGCCTGGCGCATATTGGTGGGCACCGCCATCCCGTCCGACATGCTGGGCAGCAGGTTGCCCTCCTGCTCCGCCTGCTGGAAGTCCTGGTATGAGCGGATGGCGCAGCGATCGAACTGGCGCATGTCGGGTTGGCTCAGCGCCGGGATCGAGCCCTTGACCCGGTTGAATCGGGCCTGGAATGCCGGCGTCATCAGCAACTGGGCCAGCTCTCCCTGTGCCTGCAACTGGGCGGGGTCCCGCTGCTTGAACATGGCGATGGAATCCAGGTTGTAGCTGAACAGGCCTGCGCTGCCGGGGCTCGGCAGACACTCGATGTCTTCCCCCGGGCGATAGTTGCCGGCACTCAGCTCCCCTTTCACCCAGTCCCCCATGATCTGCATGGCGGCGCCGCCGCTCTCCAGCAGATTGGTGGCCTGATGCCACTTCAACCCGGCGTACTTCTCGGGCACGAAGTCGCGCAGCTGCTGGAAGCGGGTCAGTGCCCGCACCATCTCGGGGCCGGTGAGGGTAGCCGGATCCTGTTCCAGGAAGGCCTTGCGATAGAAGGTTTTGCCTCCTTCCCCCAGCACCACGGTTTCGAACAGCACGGTCAGCTGCCAGGGTTCATTGCCGATGGCGAGCGGTGTCACCCCCTTGGCCTTGAGCTGCTTGGCCACCGTCACGAACTGATCCCAGTCGGTGGGCGGGGTGAGCCCGAGCCGCTCGAAGACGGCGCGGTTGAGCCAGAGCCAGTTGATCCGGTGGATGCCGATGGGGACGGCCATCAGGGTGCCGTTGTGGCTGAGGGTATCCCGCACCATGGGCGGCATCTTGGGATACCAGCCGAGATGTTCGGCCATGGGGCTGAGGTCGCGCAGGAAGCCGAGGCTGGCCCATTCATCCAGCTCATAGCCCTTGAGGTTGGCCGCCTCCGGCGGGTTGGCCGCGAGCGCCCGGCTTTTCAGCACCGTCATGGCGCTCTTGCCGCCGCCGCCCTGTACCGCGAAGTCGTTCCACTGGTTGCCGCGCTCGGCCCACTCTGACTTGAGCACCTCCACGGCCTTGGCTTCACCACCCGAAGTCCACCAGTGCAGCACCTCTACTTGCGAAGCGCTGACAGGAAGGGAGAGCAGGGTGACGACGGCAAACGGGGACCACTTCATGACTACTGCCTTGGTAGGGAGAGAGTGGCCTGCAGGCCACCCTGGGGGCGATTTTCCAGCACCAGATCACCGCCATGGGCATGGGCGATGTTGCGGGCGATGCCAAGGCCAAGGCCGGTGCCCGAGGGGTCCGTGCTCAGCCGGTAATAGGGTTCGAAGATGCGTTCGAGTTGATCCTCCGGCAGGCCCTGACCCTCATCCATGATGAAGAGGATCAGCATCTCTTCGTCATCCATGATGATGATGCGCACCCAGTTGCCGTACTTGATGCCGTTGTCCACCAGGTTGCCGATGCAGCGTTTGAGCGCCAGCAGCTTGCCACGATAGGGCCACTTGCACTGCCCCTCGATGAAGAGCAGGTCCTCGTGCAGGTTCAAGGACTCCGCCATCTGCTCCAGCAGGGCGTTGACGTCGATCTGCTCGATGTTCTCGTGAATGTCGGTCTCTTTGACGGTCTGCAGCGCCCCCTTCACCATCAGTTCCAGTTCGTCCAGATCCTTGTTGAACTTGGCGATCTGCACCTCGTCGTCCAGCAGCTCGACCCGCAGCCGCAGCCGGGTGATGGGGGTCTTGAGATCGTGGGAGATGGAGCTGAACAGCCGCTCCCGATCGTCGATGAAGCGGCGGATGCGCTGCTGCATGATGTTGAAGGCGCGGGTGGCGGCGACGATCTCCGAGGCTCCTTCCTCCTTGAGGGCGGGCTGGTCGATGTCCTTGCCGAGGTTGGCCGCCGCCTTGGCGAGCCGGCGCAGGGGCCGGGTCTGCCAACGTACCAGCATGAAGGTGAAGAAGCAGAGGAAGACCGTCATCAGGGCGATGAAGCGCACCTGGTTGCTCGGCATCACGGTGTCGTCGAGGGTCATGTAGGGGGCGGGCAGCAAGGCCGCCAGATAGAGCCACTCCCCCGGTTCTATCTCGATCTGGGTCACCAGCACCGGCGGGTTGATGGGTTCCAGCGACAGGGTGTAGCGGGCCCAGGAGGAGGGCAAGTCCGCCAGCAGGGTGTCGTTGTTGAAGACATGCAGCTCCTCGGGGCGGGAGAAGTCCACCTTGATGGCCATGGCATCGGAGAGCTTGCGGCCCAGCACATCCTGCACCTCTTTCAGGACTAGCGTCTTGCGTTCGCTGTCCGGAATGGCGCTGATGTGGATCTCTTCTTCATTGAGGGAGACGAAGAAGCGGCTGCCCCCCATGTTGCGCAGCTGATCCAGTGCGATGTGGCGGTATTGCAGGGGCAGGGACTTGAAGAAGTTGACGGTGGAGGCCGCCGACAGTGCCAGGTTGCGGGTGGTGCTGAGCATGCCCTCCAGCTCCCGCTTCTGGATCTGCTGCATCCAGATGCCGGTGAGTATGGTCTGGGAGAGCAGGATGGCGAGCAGCAACAGCAGCAACATCCGCGACAGCAGGGAGCGGGGCACCAGGGCTTGCCAGAATCGCCGACCTCTCATGGGGTTTCGTACCTCTTGTCTGCCTGCATCGGGTCGCTACCGCGGAGTCTGCCTGTCATGGGGTCTGGTGCACCTGTTGTGGATCCCGCCGCGTCAGCGTGCGCTCAGGGGATCTCGTGGAC containing:
- a CDS encoding OmpA family lipoprotein, which translates into the protein MHFKKLVPALALTIAITGCTTNPYTGESQTSKGAWGALAGAATGAAVGALSSSKGDRKKGILTGVAAGAALGGGIGYYMDVQEAKLREKLQGTGVSVTRNGDQLILNMPNNVTFDSSSAQLKAAGANTLSGVAMVVAEFDKTRLNVVGHTDSTGSRELNMKLSAQRADAVAAQLIGQGVTGSRISTTGVGPDQPVATNSTAEGKAQNRRVTITLTPTA
- a CDS encoding RidA family protein, which translates into the protein MTAITRVGTTQRWSDVVIHNGTLYVVEVPATDEADIHEQTREVLTSLQRLLEANGSGVDKILMANIYLKDIGDIAAFNAQWDAWIPAGTAPVRACVQARLAHEGYKVEVQLTAAV
- the tusA gene encoding sulfurtransferase TusA, with amino-acid sequence MSALFCDATHELDAIGLRCPEPVMMVRKKVRLMAEGETLLVSADDPSTTRDIPSFCRFMDHTLIASETEQAPYRYLIRKGQ
- a CDS encoding ABC transporter substrate-binding protein; the encoded protein is MKWSPFAVVTLLSLPVSASQVEVLHWWTSGGEAKAVEVLKSEWAERGNQWNDFAVQGGGGKSAMTVLKSRALAANPPEAANLKGYELDEWASLGFLRDLSPMAEHLGWYPKMPPMVRDTLSHNGTLMAVPIGIHRINWLWLNRAVFERLGLTPPTDWDQFVTVAKQLKAKGVTPLAIGNEPWQLTVLFETVVLGEGGKTFYRKAFLEQDPATLTGPEMVRALTRFQQLRDFVPEKYAGLKWHQATNLLESGGAAMQIMGDWVKGELSAGNYRPGEDIECLPSPGSAGLFSYNLDSIAMFKQRDPAQLQAQGELAQLLMTPAFQARFNRVKGSIPALSQPDMRQFDRCAIRSYQDFQQAEQEGNLLPSMSDGMAVPTNMRQAIMDVLSSFFNDPRANPEQTALQLERAMRSTRSGTGAEQK
- a CDS encoding ATP-binding protein codes for the protein MRGRRFWQALVPRSLLSRMLLLLLLAILLSQTILTGIWMQQIQKRELEGMLSTTRNLALSAASTVNFFKSLPLQYRHIALDQLRNMGGSRFFVSLNEEEIHISAIPDSERKTLVLKEVQDVLGRKLSDAMAIKVDFSRPEELHVFNNDTLLADLPSSWARYTLSLEPINPPVLVTQIEIEPGEWLYLAALLPAPYMTLDDTVMPSNQVRFIALMTVFLCFFTFMLVRWQTRPLRRLAKAAANLGKDIDQPALKEEGASEIVAATRAFNIMQQRIRRFIDDRERLFSSISHDLKTPITRLRLRVELLDDEVQIAKFNKDLDELELMVKGALQTVKETDIHENIEQIDVNALLEQMAESLNLHEDLLFIEGQCKWPYRGKLLALKRCIGNLVDNGIKYGNWVRIIIMDDEEMLILFIMDEGQGLPEDQLERIFEPYYRLSTDPSGTGLGLGIARNIAHAHGGDLVLENRPQGGLQATLSLPRQ